One Chaetodon trifascialis isolate fChaTrf1 chromosome 21, fChaTrf1.hap1, whole genome shotgun sequence genomic window carries:
- the LOC139350088 gene encoding ankyrin repeat domain-containing protein 1-like yields the protein MELQRSEQISWEDEEQEKMMMPGEDGGYESSVSQEKQDAVTCGGNTDSDHPISVKTDKSGHLLLETPADLQNLLLLRKTKREQRAAVRKPAVRAAAVQTVPYYVDEDDFFKACDEKQLLVIDRYLSTGGDVHACDAFERTGLHRACSRGHTEVVSKLMEAGADVHRRDKLWSTCVHSASRGGHLSVLKLLLAHGVDITATDKLDSTPLHVSVRTGHLDCVEYLIHCGAEVNTQDKEGDTPLHDAVRHNRCKIIQLLLLHGADTHITNQDGRCPLDGVLDWQNETKTLLTEQNDRK from the exons atggagctgcagag ATCTGAGCAGATCAGCTGGGAGGATGAAGAGCAAgagaagatgatgatg CCGGGGGAGGACGGAGGCTACGAGTCCTCCGTCTCTCAGGAGAAACAGGACGCTGTGACCTGTGGCGGAAACACCGACTCTGATCATCCAATCAGTGTCAAG ACAGATAAGTCCGGCCATCTCCTCCTGGAGACTCCAGCTGACCTCCAGAACCTCCTGTTACTGAGGAAGAccaagagagagcagagagctgcagtcagGAAGCCGGCcgtgagagctgctgctgtgcagacCGTg cCTTATTACGTGGACGAGGACGACTTCTTTAAGGCCTGTGATGagaagcagctgctggtgaTTGACAGGTACCTGTCCACCGGAGGAGACGTCCACGCCTGCGACGCG tttgagCGTACAGGTCTGCACAGAGCGTGCTCACGTGGTCACACAGAGGTCGTCAGTAAACTGATGGAGGCCGGCGCCGACGTCCACCGCAGAGACAAG ctgTGGTCCACTTGCGTCCACTCAGCAAGTCGAGGAggacatctgtctgtcctcaaaCTGCTGTTGGCCCACGGAGTGGACATTACTGCAACAGACAAG ctggaCAGCACTCCTCTTCATGTCTCTGTGAGGACGGGACACCTTGACTGTGTTGAATACCTGATTCACTGTGGAGCTGAAGTCAACACACAGGACAAG gaggGAGACACTCCTCTTCACGACGCTGTTCGACACAACAGATGTAAAATCAttcagctgttgttgctgcacGGAGCCGACACACACATCACCAACCAG GACGGACGCTGTCCTCTGGACGGCGTGCTGGATTGGCAGAATGAAACAAAGACTCTCCTCACTGAGCAGAacgacaggaagtga